The sequence AGCTTGTTTAATGGGAGTATGTTTTGCAGTTGCTCTTCTATCAAGCTGGCATTTACTTCAAGTCCCTGACTTTACCCCTGGCATGCCTGCTCCCCGCAATGAGGTTGCCCCAAAAGACGCAGAAGTCCCTTTCAGAGAAACCAAACAACAAAAAGGGGCTGAGCGATTACAAGATACAATCTTTGTACAGGTAATTGATAAGAATCAATCCACTATTCTTAAAGAATCGCTAAAGAAAAAGCTGGATAAAATAGAACTATTAGCTAATAACAGTGATCCAGATAGAATTGCCCCTGTTAATATAAGTGGGATAGAAGAAAAATGGCTTCTTAAAAGTTCCAAATCAAGAAGAAAAGAATGGAAAAAAGAAGTCGAGCTGGCAGCTAATAGAATGCTAAAGCAAGGACTTGTAAATACAATTGGCTTTGAAGAGCTTCGCGAGGCAGCATCTCTTCAATTAGAGCAATTAGGCAAAAAAGAAAGTCCATCTCGCAGTCTAGGAAGCAAATTACTTGCCCGAACCTTTCATCGCAACTCGAATCTACGTCAAGATCGTTCTCTACAGGGTCTTTTAGAAGACACTATCAATAAACAAACTCCCCCTATAAAAGTCAAAAAAGGTGATTACATTACTCGCAAAGGTGAACTGATTAATTCCCAGGATTATTTCGTCCTAAACCATTTCAATCTTGTTCCAAAGAGTCCCAGGTTTATTCCTTTCATAGGAACTTTCGGAGAAGCGCTTGCCAGCTGTGGTGTTTTACTCCTAATTATGAGAAGAGAAAAGCCACGACTCCAAGCCAGGCATGGGCTTCTTGCATTGGGATTAATGCTAACCGCCCAAATAAGTAAGGTCTGGTTTGGTACAGCTTTAAGCCCTCTTGCTGTTCTGGTTCCACCAACACTGTTACTTTCTCAAGGCCTTGGAGCTACAAGCGCTATTGCTTGGCTAGCAGTTGGAAGCCTCCTATGGCAAATACCTGCAAATGGAGTTGATGAAAGCAGATTAATGGTTGCTTGTGCAGTTTCTGCAGTAGTTGCTTTTCAAGGTGGACGGATGAGAAGTAGAGCTCAATTGCTCCAAATGGCTTTTTTACTGCCATTTGGAGCTTTATTGGGTGAATGGTTTTTCCTTAGAGGGGGAGAAATACCCAACTCTTCTGACGAATTGGTCTATGAGGCCCTGGTCTTAGGTGGATTATTAATGCTGGCAATTTTATTAATTCCTATATTAGAAACCACCTTCGGCCTCATAACAAAGGCTCGATTGATGGAGTTAGCGGATCAAGAGCGCCCTTTATTGCGAAGA comes from Prochlorococcus sp. MIT 1307 and encodes:
- a CDS encoding HDIG domain-containing metalloprotein — protein: MARIPSLNSLWRSWVRSESPRRSLIRWSGADKACLMGVCFAVALLSSWHLLQVPDFTPGMPAPRNEVAPKDAEVPFRETKQQKGAERLQDTIFVQVIDKNQSTILKESLKKKLDKIELLANNSDPDRIAPVNISGIEEKWLLKSSKSRRKEWKKEVELAANRMLKQGLVNTIGFEELREAASLQLEQLGKKESPSRSLGSKLLARTFHRNSNLRQDRSLQGLLEDTINKQTPPIKVKKGDYITRKGELINSQDYFVLNHFNLVPKSPRFIPFIGTFGEALASCGVLLLIMRREKPRLQARHGLLALGLMLTAQISKVWFGTALSPLAVLVPPTLLLSQGLGATSAIAWLAVGSLLWQIPANGVDESRLMVACAVSAVVAFQGGRMRSRAQLLQMAFLLPFGALLGEWFFLRGGEIPNSSDELVYEALVLGGLLMLAILLIPILETTFGLITKARLMELADQERPLLRRLSSEAPGTFEHTLMICGLAEEGARRIGADVDLIRTGSLYHDVGKLHAPEWFIENQTDEVNPHDQLNDPYASANILQAHVDEGLKLARRHGLPGPIADFIPEHQGTLKMGYFLHQARKKDSTVTESRFRYQGPIPSCRETAILMLADGCEAALRSLDPKTTNEEASLTVRKIVESRQLDGQLKESSLTRAEVEIVIQAFVNVWRRMRHRRIPYPIPSTKQSFTA